From the genome of Campylobacter sp. MIT 99-7217, one region includes:
- the modB gene encoding molybdate ABC transporter permease subunit, translating to MEFLTSEFLDTLKVTFELAFITTFLLFFIGVGLAYLLVFVSFPFKSVLQVIVSMPLVLPPSVLGFYFLMAFSPLNAFGAFLKEYFDISLVFTFEGLVIASIIFSLPFMVGPLQSAFSSVPKNLIEVSYTLGKSKFITLLRVIIPNSKVGIFTGSMVAFAHTVGEFGVVMMIGGHKKGETLVASIAIYDELEALNYTLAHQYAFVLFALSFIILLVLFFINKKFAYQG from the coding sequence ATGGAATTTTTAACCTCAGAGTTTTTAGATACCTTAAAAGTAACCTTTGAGCTTGCTTTTATCACGACTTTTTTACTTTTTTTTATAGGCGTGGGCTTAGCTTATTTGCTTGTTTTTGTGTCCTTTCCTTTTAAAAGTGTGCTTCAGGTTATCGTTTCCATGCCCTTAGTTTTACCTCCAAGTGTCTTGGGCTTTTATTTTTTAATGGCTTTTAGTCCGCTTAATGCCTTTGGTGCGTTTTTAAAAGAATACTTTGATATTTCTTTAGTTTTTACCTTTGAAGGACTTGTGATTGCTTCTATCATCTTTTCTTTGCCCTTTATGGTAGGTCCTTTGCAAAGTGCTTTTTCTTCTGTTCCAAAGAATTTGATCGAGGTTTCTTATACCTTAGGAAAATCCAAATTTATCACGCTTTTAAGAGTGATTATCCCAAATTCAAAAGTAGGGATTTTTACAGGTTCTATGGTGGCTTTTGCTCATACTGTGGGTGAGTTTGGCGTTGTGATGATGATAGGAGGGCATAAAAAGGGCGAAACTTTGGTAGCTAGCATTGCTATTTATGATGAGCTTGAAGCCTTAAATTATACCCTAGCTCATCAATACGCCTTTGTGCTTTTTG